A stretch of DNA from Misgurnus anguillicaudatus chromosome 15, ASM2758022v2, whole genome shotgun sequence:
ATACCTAAACAATTTTGgcaattgttttatttgaagaccaaatgtttctttaaacaGGCAACATCAATCAGTCTTTAATGACTCTCCGCACATGTATCGAGGTTCTGAGAGAAAACCAGATGTGTGGCACGAACAAGGTTTGTGTGCACTACATGCCTgtctttaaatgtattttactaattCACCATTAAAACACTGTCCTCTCTCTTCTCAGATGGTCCCATACAGAGATTCTAAAGTAACTCATCTATTCAAAAACTACTTTGATGGGGAAGGCAAAGTACGAATGGTAGTTTGTGTCAATCCGAAAGCTGATGATTATGAGGAGACCCTGGTAAGCCATGTCAGACGATGATCAAAGTTTTTGTAAAATATCCTGTTCATGTGTTGTTTGGTGGGCCACTGGGTTGATCTTGCATTTCTTGCATGTAGCTTGTGATGCGTTTCGCTGAGATGACTCAGGAGGTCGAAGTGGCCCGCCCTGTTGACAGACCCATTTGTGGCTTTGCTGCTGGCCGCCGACAGAGGAATCAGGCCTTTAAAGAGGAACTGACCCGCAGGCTAGACGAACGAGGAGGTCCTATAGATGGAGGTACTGTGAACCAAGCCATTTCGTGCCTTTATATGTTGTATATGTACATGTTTTGTCTGACTTGTGACTATGTGCTTTGCAGAGTCTCCATCAGTATTTAGCCAACTGCTGCTGTCCTTTCCCGCACTGCCTCCCTGTGAGATCTCTGGTCCTAATGATGATGTTACTCTACCCAGACTTATAGAAGCACTTGAGAAGAGGCATAAGATTCGCCAGATGATGGTTGAGGAGTACAATAAAACTGGTAAATTTATCAGTTTGATTGAAAAATTGACATTTTGACTTCAGAGaagaaatatattaatatttttgacTTTTATGTTTCAGCCAACATGCTGAAATCCGTGCTTCAAGAGCAGGATGGTAATATCCTTTCCAAAGAAAACGTTATCAGCGAGCAGCGTGGCAAGCTTGGCGAGAAGGACAAAATGATCCAGAACCAGAAGAACGAGATCGATCGTCTGGAAAAGAAGTCCAAGATGCTGGAGTACAAGGTACTCGATCATTGTCAAAAACTTGGTAGATGGAAGCACTTGCGACATGAAATTGGCAGCGAAAAACATTTCACAACATGAGTCACTATAAAGAAagacaccacagtttttttcaatatttgactatgttcttacctcaacttagacaaattaatacattcctatcttttttcaatgcgtgcacttttaatctttgtacagcgcctcatgaatgtgttagcatttagcctagccccatttgttcctatggctccaaacagggataaatttagaagccaccaaacacttccatgttttccctatttaaagactgttacgtgagtagttacacgagtaagtatggtggcacaaattAAAACTTTAGTATTCGTAAAATATTggaaacggtggtgttttcctttaattgaGATATATTTGCTAAAATAATGTTTCCAAGGTTTGGGTTATATTAAGACAAAAGCTTATGGTACTGAAAGGCTTCTTAAATGGGTTCCTCTTCGTGCAGATTgacattttgcagaaaaccaCCAACATCTATGAAGAGGACAAGCGATCTCTACAGCAGGAATTGGAAAGCCGGGAACATAGGCTTCAGAGGGAACTGTCTGATAAGAGACGCATGGAAACCCGCATGCAGGGCATGGTCAGTGATGCCAAGCTTAAGTGGGAGAAGGAGTGTGAGAGTATTAATATGCCTTCATTTCAGACCATATGTTTGATACTGCCTGGTaaatcatatattttttttagattttgtaATGCGTGCAGTTTTGTTTTGCCCATGTTCATAGAGCCTGTTTGTTTGTGCAGGAGAGGCGGGTAAATGCCAAGCAGCTAGAGATGCAGAACAAGCTCTGGGTAAAGGACGAAAAACTGAAGCAGCTCAAAGCCATCGTGACAGAGGGGAAACCAGAAAACCGGCAGCCCCAGCGGCCCTCTAGAGAAAAGGACAAAGTTCCCCCCAAAAGATCCGCCTCACCATCGCCGGTTCCCGTACGTTTAACTGAATTGCGCTTTTAGACTGCTTGAACCTTTGATTTCATGTCTAACCTACTAAACAAGCCTCTGTTTTTGCATGCTTTGCTGTGCagcgcatgtgtgtgtatatatacttgGCGCACTTTACTTTTTGTGCATGGTTTTTAATGTTGTAAATTCTGTTTTTAATGtattggtgtgtgtgtatgttgcATGCGAACCTTGTGTACTAATCCAATGTTTGCAGTCTTCCTACGATAGCTCCCAGTCATCCCTGGAGCCCATATATAACTACACTCAGATGGTCAGGCCAGCTCCTTCCTCCCCCAGACAAGGCAGTGTTTCTGTGGCCTCCTGCATCTCTGAATGGGAGCAGGGAGTCCCACAGTGTCCCAGGCAGGGTAGCCAGTCACCTCCAGACAGTAGGAAGAGAGTTCAGGGCCTTCCCAACAGTCTTGGAAGAAGGAGAGGCAGGTGCTGGTCCAAAGAATATGAAGTGCCTGCCCAGCCAGCAGATGTAGACCTAGAGGAAGCTGATCACATGGTCAGTGGAGTATCTTGCTGTAGTTGTAGGTAGAGTCGCAACGGGACATTTAAAATAGCTAATGTCTATTACAGGTCTCTGATCAGTTTCTCACTGAATGTAACGTTGATGATCTGTGTGTAAAATAACTGATGGATGTGTTGCTTATTTCAACCATTATCATGTAATCATGTGTGATTGCCGTTTTGCACTTTTAgacaaataaattgtttaaatctTATTTGTTATCTGTTACTCCTGAGCATAACACCACAGTGTTGTGTATACAAATCACTTAAACCATGTAACAAGTTGAGCAAAAGTTTAAAACCAGGTGACTGAACAACAGATTTATCCTTTGCTGTGCATGTTTTATGTTGTAACAGCTTCTGTTTAGTTTGTGCTTGAGTTTTTGCACTAACACATACGCTACAGCAGGCTCTAGCCCCATGTCCTGTTTGTCTCACTGTGCTTGTGTTTTAATTGAATAGACTGTGCCGCCAGTTCGGCCTCTACACAGACGCTCGCACTCCGCAGGTGGAGAGAGGTGGGTCGATCACAAACCCACCACTAATGTGGAACTGGATACAGTCATGCAGCCAAACCTCCCCAATGCCATCAAAGTGTCGGCTCCTAGTGAAAAGGCTCTGTCCAAGTGTGACAAATACGTTTTGACTCACCAGGAGGTGGCTTCAGATG
This window harbors:
- the kif23 gene encoding kinesin-like protein KIF23 isoform X3 gives rise to the protein MIRQMKGKTPRRPPPKKNSNNQKDPVGVYCRVRPLGAEDEECCIEVISNTTIQLHAPDGLKANRNGEYKETQYSFKKVFGIKTTQMELFEDVAKPLVEDLIHCKNGLLFTYGVTGSGKTFTMTGYPGQGGLLPRSLDMIFNSIGPYQAKRYVFKPDDKNGMEVQNQVDALLDRQKRDSQTTVPKTPTTRRIDPEFADMISPEEACKADGVDEDSSYSVFVSYIEIYNNYIYDLLEETPFDPIKPKPPQSKLLREDQNHNMYVAGCTEVEVKSTEEAFEVFWRGQKKRRIANTQLNRESSRSHSVFIIKLAQAPLDADGDNVLQDKNQVNVSQLCLVDLAGSERTSRTRAEGNRLREAGNINQSLMTLRTCIEVLRENQMCGTNKMVPYRDSKVTHLFKNYFDGEGKVRMVVCVNPKADDYEETLLVMRFAEMTQEVEVARPVDRPICGFAAGRRQRNQAFKEELTRRLDERGGPIDGESPSVFSQLLLSFPALPPCEISGPNDDVTLPRLIEALEKRHKIRQMMVEEYNKTANMLKSVLQEQDGNILSKENVISEQRGKLGEKDKMIQNQKNEIDRLEKKSKMLEYKIDILQKTTNIYEEDKRSLQQELESREHRLQRELSDKRRMETRMQGMVSDAKLKWEKECERRVNAKQLEMQNKLWVKDEKLKQLKAIVTEGKPENRQPQRPSREKDKVPPKRSASPSPVPSSYDSSQSSLEPIYNYTQMVRPAPSSPRQGSVSVASCISEWEQGVPQCPRQGSQSPPDSRKRVQGLPNSLGRRRGRCWSKEYEVPAQPADVDLEEADHMTVPPVRPLHRRSHSAGGERWVDHKPTTNVELDTVMQPNLPNAIKVSAPSEKALSKCDKYVLTHQEVASDGEIQTKLIKGEVFKTRGGGQAVQFTDIETLKQEIPVPTSRKRRSSGSGSTPEGEPMDGNWTDVETRCSVAVEMRAGSNLGPGYQHHGYQKRRKP
- the kif23 gene encoding kinesin-like protein KIF23 isoform X2, with protein sequence MKGKTPRRPPPKKNSNNQKDPVGVYCRVRPLGAEDEECCIEVISNTTIQLHAPDGLKANRNGEYKETQYSFKKVFGIKTTQMELFEDVAKPLVEDLIHCKNGLLFTYGVTGSGKTFTMTGYPGQGGLLPRSLDMIFNSIGPYQAKRYVFKPDDKNGMEVQNQVDALLDRQKRDSQTTVPKTPTTRRIDPEFADMISPEEACKADGVDEDSSYSVFVSYIEIYNNYIYDLLEETPFDPIKPKWNGAGTPLRSNTEFIPPQSKLLREDQNHNMYVAGCTEVEVKSTEEAFEVFWRGQKKRRIANTQLNRESSRSHSVFIIKLAQAPLDADGDNVLQDKNQVNVSQLCLVDLAGSERTSRTRAEGNRLREAGNINQSLMTLRTCIEVLRENQMCGTNKMVPYRDSKVTHLFKNYFDGEGKVRMVVCVNPKADDYEETLLVMRFAEMTQEVEVARPVDRPICGFAAGRRQRNQAFKEELTRRLDERGGPIDGESPSVFSQLLLSFPALPPCEISGPNDDVTLPRLIEALEKRHKIRQMMVEEYNKTANMLKSVLQEQDGNILSKENVISEQRGKLGEKDKMIQNQKNEIDRLEKKSKMLEYKIDILQKTTNIYEEDKRSLQQELESREHRLQRELSDKRRMETRMQGMVSDAKLKWEKECERRVNAKQLEMQNKLWVKDEKLKQLKAIVTEGKPENRQPQRPSREKDKVPPKRSASPSPVPSSYDSSQSSLEPIYNYTQMVRPAPSSPRQGSVSVASCISEWEQGVPQCPRQGSQSPPDSRKRVQGLPNSLGRRRGRCWSKEYEVPAQPADVDLEEADHMTVPPVRPLHRRSHSAGGERWVDHKPTTNVELDTVMQPNLPNAIKVSAPSEKALSKCDKYVLTHQEVASDGEIQTKLIKGEVFKTRGGGQAVQFTDIETLKQEIPVPTSRKRRSSGSGSTPEGEPMDGNWTDVETRCSVAVEMRAGSNLGPGYQHHGYQKRRKP
- the kif23 gene encoding kinesin-like protein KIF23 isoform X1; this encodes MIRQMKGKTPRRPPPKKNSNNQKDPVGVYCRVRPLGAEDEECCIEVISNTTIQLHAPDGLKANRNGEYKETQYSFKKVFGIKTTQMELFEDVAKPLVEDLIHCKNGLLFTYGVTGSGKTFTMTGYPGQGGLLPRSLDMIFNSIGPYQAKRYVFKPDDKNGMEVQNQVDALLDRQKRDSQTTVPKTPTTRRIDPEFADMISPEEACKADGVDEDSSYSVFVSYIEIYNNYIYDLLEETPFDPIKPKWNGAGTPLRSNTEFIPPQSKLLREDQNHNMYVAGCTEVEVKSTEEAFEVFWRGQKKRRIANTQLNRESSRSHSVFIIKLAQAPLDADGDNVLQDKNQVNVSQLCLVDLAGSERTSRTRAEGNRLREAGNINQSLMTLRTCIEVLRENQMCGTNKMVPYRDSKVTHLFKNYFDGEGKVRMVVCVNPKADDYEETLLVMRFAEMTQEVEVARPVDRPICGFAAGRRQRNQAFKEELTRRLDERGGPIDGESPSVFSQLLLSFPALPPCEISGPNDDVTLPRLIEALEKRHKIRQMMVEEYNKTANMLKSVLQEQDGNILSKENVISEQRGKLGEKDKMIQNQKNEIDRLEKKSKMLEYKIDILQKTTNIYEEDKRSLQQELESREHRLQRELSDKRRMETRMQGMVSDAKLKWEKECERRVNAKQLEMQNKLWVKDEKLKQLKAIVTEGKPENRQPQRPSREKDKVPPKRSASPSPVPSSYDSSQSSLEPIYNYTQMVRPAPSSPRQGSVSVASCISEWEQGVPQCPRQGSQSPPDSRKRVQGLPNSLGRRRGRCWSKEYEVPAQPADVDLEEADHMTVPPVRPLHRRSHSAGGERWVDHKPTTNVELDTVMQPNLPNAIKVSAPSEKALSKCDKYVLTHQEVASDGEIQTKLIKGEVFKTRGGGQAVQFTDIETLKQEIPVPTSRKRRSSGSGSTPEGEPMDGNWTDVETRCSVAVEMRAGSNLGPGYQHHGYQKRRKP